The DNA window AGAACGTGGTCAGCTGGTCGCTGGTGAAGTCGCAGATGCTGCGCCAGATCGACGGCTCCTACAGCCTCGCGCCGGCCGCGGGCGGCAAGCACACCGAGGTCACCTACCAGCTCACCGTCGACGTGAAGATCCCCATGCTCGGGATGATCAAGCGCAAGGCGGAGAAGGTCATCATCGACCGCGCCCTCGACGGCCTCAAGAAGCGCGTCGAGAGCGGCGCGGCCTCCTGAGCCCCGGCCGCTGACCGCCTTACGTACCTTCACCGCTGGAGGCTCCCCCCTTGCGCACGGTCCTCGTCACCGGTCCCGGCGGCGCGGGCCGCACCACCGCCGCGGCGGCCACGGCCCTCGCCGCGGCCCGCGAGGGGCGGCGCGTCCTGCTCCTGACCGCCGACCGCGGCCCCGCACCCGAGGCCGTGCTCGGCACCGCCCTGCCCGCCCCCGAGGCGGGCGGCGGCGCGCTCTGGGGCCCGCCCTCCGAGGCGGCCCCCGGGCTCCACGCCGCCCGCATCGCCACCGGCGAGCACTTCCAGGACCGCGCCCGCGACCTGCAGGACCGCGGCGCCTCCCTCTTCGACCTGCTCGGCGCGAGCCCCCTCGACCCCGAGGAGCTCACCGAACTCCCCGGCGCCGAGCCCCTCGCGCTCCTCACCGCCCTGCGCGCCGCCCACGCGGACGGGGGCTACGACCTGCTCGTCGCCGACATGCCGCCCCTGCACGCCACGGTGCGGCTGCTGGCCCTCCCCGAGCAGCTGCGCCGCTACCTGCGCAGGCTGCTGCCCGCCGAGCGGCAGGCCGCCCGCGCCCTGCGCCCCGTGCTCGCCCAGCTCGCCGGCGTGCCCATGCCCACACAGCGGCTCTACGAGACCGCCGGCCGCTGGGAGGCCGAGCTCGCCGCCGTCCAGGACGTCCTCGAAGCCGAGGGCACGACCGTGCGGCTCGTCGCCGAACCCGGCCCGCTCGCCACCGGCGAACTGCGCCTCGCCCGCGCCGCCCTTGCCCTCCAGGGCTGCCGCGTCGACGCCCTCGTCGCCAACCGCCTGCTGCCCGGCGTCACCGGCGACGGCGTGACGGACGGCGAAGTCACCGCCGACCCCTGGCTCGCCGGCCTCGTCACCGAGCAGCTCGCCGCCCACAAGACCCTGCACGAGGAGTTCCTCGTCGACGGCGTCACCGTCTGCGAGCTGCCGCACCTCGGCCGCGGCCCGCGCGGCCGGCAGGACCTCGCCGAGCTCGCCGCGCGTGCGCGCTCGACCACCATCGGCGTCGCCGCCGCAGGAGGAAACGGTTCGGCCGGCGGCTTCGGCGTCATACCCGGCGGCGGCCTCACCGACGAGCTCGACGGCTGGACCGGCACCGGCGCCGCCGGAGAGCCGGCCGTCGAGGACCGCCTCGCCGCCGACGGCGTCCTGCTGTGGCGCCTCCCGCTGCCCGGCGCCGACCGCGGCGACCTCGACCTCCTGCGCCGCGGCGACGAACTCATCGTCGGCGTCGGCCCGTTCCGCCGCGTCCTGACCCTGCCCTCCGCGCTGCGCCGCTGCACCGTCTCGGGCGCGGGCCTGCGGGACGGAGCGCTGTGCGTACGCTTCACCCCCGACCCCGACCTGTGGCCAAGGCCCTCTTGAACGGCACTGTCCGAACGGCGCCCTGCCCTTCGGGTAACGTCGGAGAAAACCCCTGTTTGCAGGAGCCAGGAGGCGCTGCCATGAGCGATCACACCGAGCGCCCCGCACCCGGGGCGGCGCCCGACCCCGATGCCTGGGAGCAGGCCTGCGCCGAGGACCTCGAGGCCGAGCGCGCCCGCCGGCGCGCGCAGCAGGGCCCGCCGCCCGGCACCGCCGCCGAGGAGCTGCGCAAGCTCGTCGACGCCGTCGCCGACAAGGTCTCCGGCATGCAGCTGCCGCTCGGGGGCGGCACCGCCCAGGGCGTCGTCCAGCAGGTCGTCGCCCAGGCGAAGGCCGTCGTCGAGCCCGTCATCGAGCGCAACCCCGACGTCTTCGACCACCTCGCCTCCGCCGGCTCCGAACTCCTGGCCGCCTACCGCGCGGCGGTCCGGGGCCAGGAGGCCCGCTGGGTGCGCGACGAGCCCGCGCAGCACCCCGGAAAGCCCGCCGGACCCGGCGAAGGTGACGGAGGCAAGGGCGGGAGCGAGCGCATCGACCTCGACTGATCCCCGGCTCCGGTACGGTGGGTCGCGGCGGGGTTCGAGCGAAAAACTGAGGGACACATGGGACTCACCATCGGCGTCGACATCGGCGGCACGAAGATCGCGGCCGGTGTGGTCGACGAAGCGGGCAACATCCTCGCGACGTGCAAAGTGCCTACCCCGTCGACCCCCGAGGGCGTCATCGACGCCATCGCGGACGCGGTGCGCACGGTCAGCGCCGACCACGACGTGGAGGCCGTCGGCATCGGCGCCGCCGGCTACGTGGACGACAAGCGGGCCACCGTCCTCTTCGCCCCGAACATCAACTGGCGCCACGAGGCGCTGAAGGACAAGGTCGAGCAGCGCGTCGGCCTCCCGGTCGTCGTCGAGAACGACGCCAACGCCGCGGCCTGGGGCGAGTACCGCTTCGGCGCCGGCCAGGGCCACGACGACGTCATCTGCATCACCCTGGGCACCGGCCTCGGCGGCGGCATCATCATCGGCAACAAGCTCCGCCGCGGCCGCTTCGGCGTGGCCGCCGAGTTCGGCCACATCCGGGTCGTCCCCGACGGTCTGCTGTGCGGCTGCGGCAGCCAGGGCTGCTGGGAGCAGTACGCCTCCGGGCGCGCGCTCGTCCGCTACGCCAAGCAGCGCGCCAACGCCACCCCCGAGAACGCCACGATCCTGCTGGGCCTCGGCGACGGCACGGTCGAGGGCATCGAGGGCAAGCACATCAGCGCCGCCGCCCGGCAGGGCGACCCGGTCGCCATCGACTCCTTCCGCGAGCTGGCCCGCTGGGCGGGCGCGGGCCTGGCCGACCTGGCCTCGCTCTTCGACCCCTCCGCGTTCATCGTCGGCGGCGGCGTCTCGGACGAGGGCGACCTCGTGCTCGACCCCATCCGCAAGTCCTTCAAGCGCTGGCTGATCGGCGGCCAGTGGCGCCCGCACGCGCAGGTGCTGGCCGCGCAGCTGGGCGGCAAGGCGGGGCTCGTCGGCGCGGCCGACCTGGCCCGGCAGGGGTAGTTCCGCGGTCCGGGGTCCCCCCGTTCCCGTCCGCCGCCGGGCATTCCCCTCCGCCGCGGCGGACATCAACCACGACGGCGCATGCCTGCGGTGCCGAACTCGGCTCAAGTGGATTCGGCACCGCCCCCAGCTACCGCTGGGGGGACCCCCAGACCGCCGTCTCGCATCGCGCCGTTGCGGCGGAAGGGATCGGCGAGCGCATGAGTGCAGACGTCCTGGCGGACCTCCCGGCATCGCGTACCGAGCCGGACGGCTCGGTCGTCATCCGCGTGCTCAGTTACAACATCCGCTCCATGCGCGACGACGTCGCGGCCCTCGCCCGGGTGATCCGGGCCTGCCGGCCCGACGTCGTCTGCGTTCAGGAGGCACCCCGCTTCTTCCGCTGGCGCAAGGCCGCCGCCCGGCTCGCCCGGACCTCCGGGCTCGTCCACGTCTCGGGCGGCGCCACCGCCTCAGGGCCCATGGTCCTCTCCTCGCTCCGCGCCCACGTGGAGCGCACCGAGGATGTCCTGCTGCCCCGTACCCCCGGCCTCCACCAGCGGGGCTTCTCGACCGCGGTGCTCCGCTTCGGCCGCGCCCGGCTCGGCGTCCTCAGCTGCCACCTGAGCATCAACGACCGGGAGCGCTACGAACAGGGCCTGCTGCTCCTCGACCGGCTGGCCGCCATGGACGTGCCGCACGCCGTCGCCGCGGGCGATCTCAACGACCGCCCCGACGGCCGCACCTTCGGCCTGCTGGCGGACGCCCTGCAGGACGGCTGGGCGACGAAGCCGTGGGGGAGGGAGCACACCACCCGGCTGGGCGATCCGCTGCAGCGGATCGACGCGGTCTTCGCGACGGAGGGGGTGGAGGTGCTGGGGTGCGGGGTGCCCATGGGGCTGCCCGGCATCGCCGAAGGCGATCTCCGGGCAGCCACGGATCACCTGCCGGTGCTGGCCGCCCTGCGGGTGCCGGCGGCGTAGGGCGGGCGGTTCACACCACCGCGCCGCGCCCCGGGTCGTCGTCCTCGTCGTCGCTGTCCTTCATCCGCAGGACGAGCGTGGCGAAGCCGCCGAGGAAGCCGCCGACCCCGATCGTCGTCACCCACCAGGTGAGCTCCTGCTGCAGCAGCACCATGATCAGGAGCAGCAGCGGGCCGCCCAGCACGGCGATCCAGGCGAAGCGGGCGGTGACGTCCCCGGTGGGCAGGGGCGGCGGCTCGGGCGGGATGAAGTGGCCCTCGTCGTCCGCGTCGTCCGTGTCGTCCGCGCCGCCCTCCGGGGGCTCCGGCGTGCTCCAGTCGCGGGGGCCGACGCCGGGCGCGTAGACGATGAAGCTGCCCGGGGGCTCCTCCCGTGCCGGAGAGGGCTCGGGGGAGGCGTCCTTCCCGGTGACGTCCTTCTCCGCCGTGTCCTTGGCGTCCTTCCCGGCCCCCGCAGGGGTGCCGGTGTCGTCGCCCGTGGCCGGCCAGCGGCCGGTCGCGGGGTCGGGCTGTTCCCCGTACGCGGCGACGAGCTCCGCCCAGGCCGCGTCCTCGTCGAGCGGGTCGCGGCTCTCGTCGCGGCCCGCGTCACGCTCAGCCACGGGCGGCCGTCCCCTCCTGGGTGCCGACGCCGGAGAGCCGGCCGATGAACGCGTAGGTGTCCTCGAAGATGCGCTCGGCGTCGTGGTCCAGGGTGGCCACGTGGTAGCTGCGCTCCAGCAGTCGCTCGGTGACGTCCCGGGAGGAGACGCGGGCGAGGATGCGGGCGGAGTCGGCCGGCGGGACGACGTGGTCCTCGGGGCTGTGCATCAGCAGCAAGGGCTGGGTGACCTGGGGCAGTTCGGCGTCGACCAGCTGGAAGAAGCGGCGCACCGAGTGCGCGGCGTGCAGCGGCACCCGGTCGTAGCCGACCTCCTGGGCGCCGGGCTTGGCGATGTCGCTCGCGATGCCCTTGGTGGAGGGCACGAAGTGGCGCACGACGGGCAGGGCCCGCGCGGCCAGGCCATGGACCTTGTTGCCCGGGTTGACGAGGACGATGCCGCTGACCGCGTCCCCGTGGCGGGCCGCGAGGCGCAGGGCGAGCGCCCCGCCCATCGACAGGCCGCACACGAACACCTGCGAGCAGCGCTCGCTCAGCTCCCGCAGCGCGTGGTCGACCTCCGCGTACCAGTCCTGCCAGCCGGTGAGCTGCATGTCCTGCCAGCGGGTGCCGTGCCCGGGCAGCAGCGGCAGCGAGACGCTCAGGCCGCGCCCGGCCAGGTGGTCCGCCCAGGGCCGCACGGACTGCGGGGAACCGGTGAAGCCGTGACACACGAGGACGCCTACCTCTCCGCCTTCATGGCGGAACGGCTCGGCTCCGGGGAGGAGCGGCACCGGGATCTCCGATCGGTGGAACGGGGGCAAGGGAGGACACAGAGGGTCCGGTCCTCAGCGTACGCGGAGCGCCGCACGGCGGGTAGGCAGGTTAAGGTCTCCTCGTCGCACACAGGAGGTTCTCGGTTGTTCTACGGCGCTATGAAGGTGTCCATCGGCGGGTCGCTGAAGCTTGCCTTCCGGCCGTGGGTGGAGGGCCTGGAGAACATCCCGGCCGAAGGGCCCGCGATCCTCGCGAGCAACCACCTGTCGTTCTCGGATTCGTTCTTCCTGCCCGCGGTGCTCGACCGTAAGGTCACGTTCATCGCGAAGCAGGAATACTTCACCTCCCCCGGAGTCAAGGGGAAGCTGACGGCCGCGTTCTTCAAGGGCGTGGGCCAGCTGCCCGTCGACCGTTCGGGTGCCCGCGGTGCGGGTGAGGCCGCGGTCAAGAGCGGCCTGGACGTGCTGGCGCGCGGTGAGCTGTTCGGCATCTACCCCGAGGGCACCCGTTCCCCCGACGGCCGTCTCTACCGGGGCAAGCCGGGCGGGCTCGCCCGGGTGGCCCTGCTGTCCGGGGCGCCGGTGATCCCCGTGGCCATGATCGACACCGAGAAGGTGCAGCCCCCGGGCAAGGTGCTGCCCAAGATGGTGCGCCCGGGCATCCGCATCGGCGAGCCGCTGGACTTCAGCCGCTACCACGGCATGGACGGCGACCGCTTCATCCTGCGCTCGGTCACCGACGAGGTCATGTACAAGATCATGGAGCTCTCGGGCCAGGAGTACGTGGACATCTACGCGACCGCCGCCAAGCGGCAGATCGCGGACGAGGCGAAGCGGAAGGCCGAGGAGGAGAAGGCGGCGAAGGCCGCCGGGCTCGGCAAGGCCGATCAGGGCGGAAAGTAAAGGGGAGCGGCAGCCGGCGGCGCAGCGCGCCCGGCTCGGGGGTTGGTCGATGACACCGCGCAGCAGGAAGCCGCGCGTCGTACGGATGTCGGTGGAGCTGCCGCTGTGGCGCGCGCTGACCGGCTACCGCATTCTGACGCTCTGCTACGCCCTGGCGATCTTCGCCATCAACTACCACGAGTACGCCCATCCGCTCGGCGGCGCCCTCTACATGGGCGTACTCACCGGGTGGATGGCGCTCACGTGGAACCGCACCTCGGCGCCGGAGCGCTGCACGAAACGGTTCCTCATCGCCGACCTGGCCCTCGCACTCGCCGGAATCCTCGTCACCGCCGTCGTCGACTCCCCGGCCCGCATCGACGGCGGCGCGGCCACCCTGCCGTCCATATGGACCGGCGGCGCCGTGCTGGGCCTGGCCATCAAGGGCGGCTGGCGCTGGGCGGCCGTCGGCTCCACCCTCGTGGCCGTCGCCAACCTCGCCGAGCGCGGCAGCCCCGCCCGGGACACCGTCCACAACGTGCTCCTGGTGTGGGTCTCCAGCATCGCCATCGGCTACATCGTCGAGGTCGCCCGCGCCAGTGAGCGCACCCTCGCCCGCGCCCTGCGGATCGAGGCCGCCACCCGCGAGCGCGAGCGGCTCGCCCGCGACATCCACGACGGCGTCCTGCAGGTGCTGGCCATGGTGCAGCGGCGCGGTGCCGCGCTCGGCGGCGAGGCGGCCGAGCTCGGCCGGATGGCCGGCGAGCAGGAGATCGCCCTGCGCACCCTGGTCGCCGGGGGCCTGCTGCCCCCGCAGCGCTCCGCCGAGGAACTCGCCGGGGACGCGGAGCTGGTCGGCGCCGTGGCGGCCGCACCACCGGTCCCCACCGGCCCCATCGACGTGGGAGCGCTGCTCGCCCCGCACGCGGGCGCCGACGTCTCCTTCGCCGGGCCCGGCACCCCCGTCCTGCTGGAGGCGGCCGCCGCCGCCGAGCTCGCCGCCGCCGTCGGCGCCGCCCTGGACAATGTGCGCAAGCACGCGGGCGAGGGTGCGCAGGCCTGGATCCTGCTGGAGGACGAGCCCGACGCGGTGATCGTCACCGTGCGGGACGACGGCCCCGGCATCCCCGAGGGCCGGCTCGCGGACGCCGAGCGGGAGGGGCGGATGGGCGTCGCCCTGTCGATCCGCGGGCGGCTGAGGGACCTGGGCGGCAGCGCCGAGCTGCTGTCCGTCCCCGGCCAGGGCACAGAAGTCGAACTGAAGGTTCCACGGGGGAACGGGAAAGAACAGCGATGAGCGAAACGCAAGCCGAAGCACCCGCCGAGCGCACCGTGAAGGTCATGGTCGTCGACGACCACCCCATGTGGCGCGACGCCGTCGCCCGCGACCTGGCCGCCGCCGGGTACGACATCGTGGCGACCGCCGGCGACGGCCCCGAGGCCGTGCGCCGTGCGAAGGCCGCCGGCCCCGACGTCCTGGTCCTCGACCTCAACCTGCCCGGCCTGCCCGGCGTGGCCGTCTGCAAGGAGCTCGTGGGGGAGAACCCCGCGCTGCGCGTCCTCGTCCTCTCCGCCAGCGGCGAGCACGCCGACGTGCTGGAGGCCGTGAAGTCCGGCGCCACCGGCTACCTGCTGAAGTCGGCCAGCACCCAGGAGCTCGTGGACGCCGTGCGGCGCACCGCCGCGGGCGACCCCGTCTTCACCCCCGGCCTCGCCGGACTCGTCCTCGGCGAGTACCGGAGGCTGGCCGCCGACCCCGCCCCGGCCGCGCCCGACGAGCCCAAGGCGCCCCGGCTGACCGACCGCGAGACCGAGGTGCTGCGCCTCGTCGCCAAGGGTCTGTCGTACAAGCAGATTGCCGAGCGGCTGGTTATTTCCCACCGCACGGTGCAGAACCATGTGCAGAACACCTTGGGCAAGCTCCAGTTGCACAACCGCGTGGAGCTCGTGCGCTACGCGATAGAGCGAGGTCTCGACGACGCCTGACCTTGACCCGGCCGGGCGTCCTCCGGCTGAAGGAGAGTGTCATGCGGATCGGAGTGCTGACCGGCGGCGGTGACTGCCCCGGGCTCAACGCGGTCATCCGCGCCGTCGTCCGCAAGGGCGTCCAGGACCATTCCTACGACTTCATCGGCTACCGGGACGGCTGGCGCGGCCTCCTCCACGGCGCCACGTCCCGGCTCGACATCCCCGCCGTGCGCGGCATCCTCCCGCGCGGCGGCACCGTGCTCGGCTCCTCCCGCACCAACCCCTTCAAGGAACCCGGCGGCATCCGGCGGATCCGCGAGAACCTCGCCGCTGACGAGGTGGACGCCCTCGTCGCCATCGGCGGCGAGGACACCCTCGGCGTCGCCGCGCTCCTGTGGGCCGAGCACGGCATCCCGTGCGTCGGCGTTCCCAAGACCATCGACAACGACCTCTCCGCCACCGACTACACCTTCGGCTTCGACACCGCCGTCGGCATCGCCACCGAGGCCATCGACCGGCTCCACACCACCGCCGAGTCCCACATGCGCGTCCTCGTCGTGGAGGTCATGGGCCGGCACGCCGGCTGGATCGCCCTGCACTCCGGCCTCGCCGGCGGGGCCAACGTCATCCTCATCCCCGAGCAGCGCTTCGACCTCGACGAGATCTGCGGCTGGGTCACCTCCCGCTTCCGCGCCAGCTACGCGCCCATCGTGGTGGTCGCCGAGGGCGCCATGCCCAAGGACGGCGACCTCGTCCTCAAGGACGGCTCGTCCCACGACGCCTTCGGGCACGTGCGGCTGTCGGGCGTCGGGGAGTGGCTCGCGAAGGAGATCGAACGGCGCACGGGCAAGGAGGCGCGGACCACCGTGCTGGGCCACGTCCAGCGGGGCGGCACGCCCAGCGCGTTCGACCGGTGGCTGGCGACGCGGTTCGGGTTGCACGCGGTCGATGCGGTGCGGGAGCGGGACTTCGGGCGGATGGTGGCCCTTCGGGGTACGGACATCGTCCGCGTGCCGTTGGCCGAGGCCACGGCCCGCCTGAAGACCGTGCCGGTCGAGCGCTACGAAGAAGTGAAGGTGTTCTTCGGCTGACGCCGGTCTCCCGCGCCTCCGGCGCGGTTTCGCCCACCCACCCGCCCGATCACCCAGAACGTTTCCGGTAACGGGTGGGCGGGTGGGACGGTCCCGCCGCGCAGCGGCGGGTCAGACCAGGACGCTCACCAGGAGCTCCGCCACGATCGTCGCGCCGTCCAGCGTCAGGACCGACTCCGGGTGGAACTGGACGCCGGCGAAGCCGGGCCCGCGGACGGCGTGCACGTCGCCCGTCGCCGCGTCCCGGCTCAGCTCCACCCGGTGGAGCGCCAGCTCCCCCTCGGCCTCCGCCTCGCACCGCGCGGTGAACGTGTTGTAGAACCCGACCGTCTCGGGCCGCCCGAAGAAGTCGATCCGCTCCTGCGCCCCCTGGTACGGCACGTCCTTGCGGACGATCTCCAGCCCCACTTCCGCCGCGATCAGCTCGTGCCCCAGGCACACGCCCAGGAGGCCGTGCCGGTGGCTCCGCAGGAGCTCCGCCGCGAGGGCGCGGAGCAGCCGCATCTTCGGGTCGGCCGCGTCGGAGGGGTTGCCGGGGCCGGGGCCCAGGACGACGGGGCCCTCGTGGGCGAGGGCGGCGGCGCGCAGGCCGGGCTCGTCGTAGCGCCGTACGGTCACCTCCAGGCCGGATGTGCGCAGCAGGTGGGCCAGCATGGCCGTGAACGTGTCCTCGCCGTCGATCACCAGGGCGTGCCCGGTCAGCCGGGCGGTGGCGGCGGGAGCGGTGGCGGCGCCGTCCACGGACTGCATGCGCAGCCAGAAGGGGGCGAGGTCCGCGCGGCGGGCGTCGAGCGCGGCCCGTACCTGCGGATCGTCGGCGAGCCGCAGGGCCGGCGCCGCGGACCGGTCCGGCCGCGGGG is part of the Streptomyces roseifaciens genome and encodes:
- a CDS encoding SRPBCC family protein; this translates as MAEHTSSSITIEATPAEVMAVIADFGRYAEWTGEVKQAEVLEKDEQGRATQVRLVLDAGAIKDDHVLAYSWPEENVVSWSLVKSQMLRQIDGSYSLAPAAGGKHTEVTYQLTVDVKIPMLGMIKRKAEKVIIDRALDGLKKRVESGAAS
- a CDS encoding ArsA family ATPase, whose protein sequence is MRTVLVTGPGGAGRTTAAAATALAAAREGRRVLLLTADRGPAPEAVLGTALPAPEAGGGALWGPPSEAAPGLHAARIATGEHFQDRARDLQDRGASLFDLLGASPLDPEELTELPGAEPLALLTALRAAHADGGYDLLVADMPPLHATVRLLALPEQLRRYLRRLLPAERQAARALRPVLAQLAGVPMPTQRLYETAGRWEAELAAVQDVLEAEGTTVRLVAEPGPLATGELRLARAALALQGCRVDALVANRLLPGVTGDGVTDGEVTADPWLAGLVTEQLAAHKTLHEEFLVDGVTVCELPHLGRGPRGRQDLAELAARARSTTIGVAAAGGNGSAGGFGVIPGGGLTDELDGWTGTGAAGEPAVEDRLAADGVLLWRLPLPGADRGDLDLLRRGDELIVGVGPFRRVLTLPSALRRCTVSGAGLRDGALCVRFTPDPDLWPRPS
- a CDS encoding DUF5304 domain-containing protein, coding for MSDHTERPAPGAAPDPDAWEQACAEDLEAERARRRAQQGPPPGTAAEELRKLVDAVADKVSGMQLPLGGGTAQGVVQQVVAQAKAVVEPVIERNPDVFDHLASAGSELLAAYRAAVRGQEARWVRDEPAQHPGKPAGPGEGDGGKGGSERIDLD
- a CDS encoding ROK family glucokinase yields the protein MGLTIGVDIGGTKIAAGVVDEAGNILATCKVPTPSTPEGVIDAIADAVRTVSADHDVEAVGIGAAGYVDDKRATVLFAPNINWRHEALKDKVEQRVGLPVVVENDANAAAWGEYRFGAGQGHDDVICITLGTGLGGGIIIGNKLRRGRFGVAAEFGHIRVVPDGLLCGCGSQGCWEQYASGRALVRYAKQRANATPENATILLGLGDGTVEGIEGKHISAAARQGDPVAIDSFRELARWAGAGLADLASLFDPSAFIVGGGVSDEGDLVLDPIRKSFKRWLIGGQWRPHAQVLAAQLGGKAGLVGAADLARQG
- a CDS encoding endonuclease/exonuclease/phosphatase family protein gives rise to the protein MSADVLADLPASRTEPDGSVVIRVLSYNIRSMRDDVAALARVIRACRPDVVCVQEAPRFFRWRKAAARLARTSGLVHVSGGATASGPMVLSSLRAHVERTEDVLLPRTPGLHQRGFSTAVLRFGRARLGVLSCHLSINDRERYEQGLLLLDRLAAMDVPHAVAAGDLNDRPDGRTFGLLADALQDGWATKPWGREHTTRLGDPLQRIDAVFATEGVEVLGCGVPMGLPGIAEGDLRAATDHLPVLAALRVPAA
- a CDS encoding alpha/beta hydrolase, translating into MPLLPGAEPFRHEGGEVGVLVCHGFTGSPQSVRPWADHLAGRGLSVSLPLLPGHGTRWQDMQLTGWQDWYAEVDHALRELSERCSQVFVCGLSMGGALALRLAARHGDAVSGIVLVNPGNKVHGLAARALPVVRHFVPSTKGIASDIAKPGAQEVGYDRVPLHAAHSVRRFFQLVDAELPQVTQPLLLMHSPEDHVVPPADSARILARVSSRDVTERLLERSYHVATLDHDAERIFEDTYAFIGRLSGVGTQEGTAARG
- a CDS encoding lysophospholipid acyltransferase family protein gives rise to the protein MFYGAMKVSIGGSLKLAFRPWVEGLENIPAEGPAILASNHLSFSDSFFLPAVLDRKVTFIAKQEYFTSPGVKGKLTAAFFKGVGQLPVDRSGARGAGEAAVKSGLDVLARGELFGIYPEGTRSPDGRLYRGKPGGLARVALLSGAPVIPVAMIDTEKVQPPGKVLPKMVRPGIRIGEPLDFSRYHGMDGDRFILRSVTDEVMYKIMELSGQEYVDIYATAAKRQIADEAKRKAEEEKAAKAAGLGKADQGGK
- the macS gene encoding MacS family sensor histidine kinase — translated: MTPRSRKPRVVRMSVELPLWRALTGYRILTLCYALAIFAINYHEYAHPLGGALYMGVLTGWMALTWNRTSAPERCTKRFLIADLALALAGILVTAVVDSPARIDGGAATLPSIWTGGAVLGLAIKGGWRWAAVGSTLVAVANLAERGSPARDTVHNVLLVWVSSIAIGYIVEVARASERTLARALRIEAATRERERLARDIHDGVLQVLAMVQRRGAALGGEAAELGRMAGEQEIALRTLVAGGLLPPQRSAEELAGDAELVGAVAAAPPVPTGPIDVGALLAPHAGADVSFAGPGTPVLLEAAAAAELAAAVGAALDNVRKHAGEGAQAWILLEDEPDAVIVTVRDDGPGIPEGRLADAEREGRMGVALSIRGRLRDLGGSAELLSVPGQGTEVELKVPRGNGKEQR
- a CDS encoding response regulator — protein: MSETQAEAPAERTVKVMVVDDHPMWRDAVARDLAAAGYDIVATAGDGPEAVRRAKAAGPDVLVLDLNLPGLPGVAVCKELVGENPALRVLVLSASGEHADVLEAVKSGATGYLLKSASTQELVDAVRRTAAGDPVFTPGLAGLVLGEYRRLAADPAPAAPDEPKAPRLTDRETEVLRLVAKGLSYKQIAERLVISHRTVQNHVQNTLGKLQLHNRVELVRYAIERGLDDA
- a CDS encoding 6-phosphofructokinase, with product MRIGVLTGGGDCPGLNAVIRAVVRKGVQDHSYDFIGYRDGWRGLLHGATSRLDIPAVRGILPRGGTVLGSSRTNPFKEPGGIRRIRENLAADEVDALVAIGGEDTLGVAALLWAEHGIPCVGVPKTIDNDLSATDYTFGFDTAVGIATEAIDRLHTTAESHMRVLVVEVMGRHAGWIALHSGLAGGANVILIPEQRFDLDEICGWVTSRFRASYAPIVVVAEGAMPKDGDLVLKDGSSHDAFGHVRLSGVGEWLAKEIERRTGKEARTTVLGHVQRGGTPSAFDRWLATRFGLHAVDAVRERDFGRMVALRGTDIVRVPLAEATARLKTVPVERYEEVKVFFG